The following coding sequences lie in one Euhalothece natronophila Z-M001 genomic window:
- a CDS encoding DUF1824 family protein, whose protein sequence is MMDLKQARKQLDQFSCIEQKTVDTEEEKEQLKTALQTIVKESEWENLGICADNTQQAINAVKSYLTAFGYDIEQVNFDQTQLLDHPVYIKFSTKQMGFYQDNYTGDYRGVLVSCQAEDDLVAGTYGHLPLDLFCLLD, encoded by the coding sequence ATGATGGACTTAAAGCAGGCAAGAAAGCAATTAGATCAGTTTAGCTGTATTGAACAGAAAACCGTTGATACTGAGGAAGAAAAAGAACAGTTAAAAACTGCTCTTCAAACTATCGTCAAAGAATCAGAATGGGAAAATTTAGGCATTTGCGCTGATAATACTCAACAAGCGATTAATGCAGTAAAAAGTTATCTGACAGCTTTTGGTTATGATATCGAGCAAGTGAACTTTGACCAAACTCAGCTACTTGACCATCCTGTGTATATAAAATTTAGCACGAAGCAGATGGGATTCTATCAAGATAACTATACTGGCGACTACCGTGGAGTTTTAGTATCTTGTCAAGCTGAAGATGATCTGGTTGCGGGAACTTATGGTCATTTACCTTTAGATCTATTTTGTCTTCTCGATTAA
- the murC gene encoding UDP-N-acetylmuramate--L-alanine ligase, with the protein MSCSNLIDFKGKPFHFIGIGGIGMSALAYILAKQQLPVTGSDVGSSHITERLEGLGVPIFYSQEAQNLENLPSSSSPINSLPQVICSTAIRSENQEYQAAVAKGCPIFHRSDVLAGLVANYESVAVAGTHGKTTTSSLLGYVLLESGLDPTVVVGGEVEAWKGNARAGDSSYLVAEADESDGTLIKLNPSIGIVTNIELDHPDHYQSLDAVVEIFQAFAQKAGILVGCIDCKTVQTSLKPEITYSLDDSKKADYTVSDVNYHGKGTSATVWERGQPLGQINSTLLGSHNLSNILAVIAVARHLGLEFKVIANAIAQFSGAKRRFEVYGEENGILFVDDYAHHPSELRSTLAGAKLRLESPNFQRLVAIFQPHRYSRTEAFLAEFATAFEQADVVVVTDIYSAGETSNGLTGETLAQKIAQHHPEVIYHQDVGTIPKHLENLLSSGDIALFLGAGNLNQMIPQTMAKLATTKVA; encoded by the coding sequence ATGAGTTGCTCTAATTTAATTGACTTTAAAGGTAAGCCTTTTCATTTTATCGGTATTGGTGGTATTGGGATGTCAGCACTCGCCTATATTTTGGCGAAACAGCAACTCCCAGTAACAGGTTCAGATGTCGGCTCTAGCCATATCACAGAACGTTTAGAGGGCTTAGGAGTCCCGATTTTTTACTCTCAAGAAGCTCAAAACTTAGAAAATTTACCCTCTTCTAGTAGTCCCATTAATTCCCTTCCCCAAGTGATCTGTTCAACAGCTATTCGCTCCGAGAATCAAGAATATCAAGCTGCGGTAGCAAAGGGATGCCCAATTTTTCATCGCTCTGATGTGTTAGCCGGTTTAGTGGCAAACTATGAAAGTGTTGCTGTAGCAGGAACTCATGGTAAAACAACCACCAGTAGCTTATTAGGATATGTGCTACTCGAAAGTGGTCTTGATCCAACGGTAGTGGTGGGAGGGGAAGTAGAAGCCTGGAAAGGCAATGCTCGCGCTGGTGACAGTTCTTATTTAGTCGCTGAGGCAGATGAATCTGATGGGACACTCATTAAATTAAATCCATCTATTGGGATCGTAACTAATATTGAATTAGATCACCCAGACCATTATCAAAGTTTAGATGCAGTGGTGGAGATTTTTCAAGCCTTTGCCCAAAAAGCTGGAATATTAGTTGGGTGTATTGATTGTAAAACGGTTCAGACAAGCCTAAAACCAGAAATTACTTATAGCCTTGATGATAGCAAGAAAGCTGATTATACAGTTAGCGATGTTAACTATCATGGCAAGGGAACAAGTGCTACAGTTTGGGAGCGAGGACAGCCTCTTGGTCAGATCAACTCAACACTATTAGGCTCTCATAATTTAAGTAATATTCTCGCAGTGATTGCTGTGGCGCGTCATTTAGGGTTAGAGTTTAAGGTAATTGCTAACGCGATCGCGCAATTTTCTGGGGCAAAACGGCGATTTGAAGTTTACGGCGAAGAAAATGGCATTCTCTTTGTAGATGACTATGCCCATCATCCCAGTGAGCTTCGTTCTACTCTGGCTGGGGCAAAATTGCGCCTTGAGAGTCCAAATTTTCAGCGTTTGGTGGCGATTTTTCAACCCCATCGCTATAGTCGCACAGAAGCCTTTTTAGCTGAGTTTGCCACCGCTTTTGAACAAGCCGATGTTGTGGTGGTTACTGATATTTATAGCGCTGGTGAGACTTCTAATGGTCTAACAGGGGAAACTCTTGCCCAAAAAATTGCTCAACATCACCCAGAAGTTATCTATCATCAAGATGTAGGGACAATTCCTAAACATCTTGAAAACTTATTATCCAGCGGCGATATTGCCCTTTTCCTTGGGGCTGGCAATCTTAATCAAATGATTCCTCAAACTATGGCAAAGTTAGCAACAACAAAAGTAGCATGA
- a CDS encoding HAD family hydrolase: MSSSIAPDILALDFDGVLCDGRAEYLESSRRVYQEIWNDSDLEVEKLASCFYELRSIIETGWEMPLLLRALVLGIADKEILQNWSSLVPNLLEKENLSQQTLMQLLDEKRDRWIQSNVQDWLAHHQFYSGIIPQLQHILASSKPQVYIITTKEGRFTYTLLEQQGVKIPPDQIIGKECQQPKTETLTNLLPTDDTVSLWFVEDRLKTLLSVQKQANLASVKLFLASWGYNTARSRTLAIENQQIHLLSLDQFQQDFFQWESN; encoded by the coding sequence GTGTCTAGTTCCATAGCACCTGATATTCTCGCCTTAGACTTTGATGGCGTATTATGTGATGGGCGTGCCGAATATCTCGAAAGCAGTCGCCGTGTTTACCAAGAAATTTGGAATGACTCTGATTTAGAAGTGGAAAAGTTGGCTTCTTGCTTCTATGAGTTACGTTCTATTATTGAAACAGGATGGGAAATGCCTCTATTACTAAGGGCTTTAGTCTTAGGAATCGCTGATAAGGAAATTTTGCAGAATTGGTCATCTCTCGTTCCCAACTTACTGGAAAAAGAGAATTTAAGCCAGCAAACTTTAATGCAGTTATTGGATGAAAAGCGCGATCGCTGGATTCAAAGCAATGTCCAAGACTGGCTAGCCCATCATCAATTCTATTCTGGCATTATTCCTCAATTACAGCATATATTAGCTTCATCCAAGCCTCAAGTTTACATCATTACCACTAAAGAAGGACGGTTTACTTATACATTACTAGAACAACAGGGCGTTAAAATTCCCCCAGATCAGATCATCGGAAAAGAATGTCAGCAACCGAAAACAGAAACACTGACAAATTTATTACCCACAGATGATACAGTGTCTCTATGGTTTGTGGAGGATCGGCTAAAAACCTTACTCTCAGTGCAAAAACAGGCTAATTTAGCATCAGTTAAGTTGTTTCTCGCAAGTTGGGGCTATAATACAGCGCGATCGCGCACTTTAGCAATAGAAAACCAACAGATTCATTTACTCTCACTGGATCAATTTCAACAAGACTTTTTCCAATGGGAGTCTAATTGA
- the psbP gene encoding photosystem II reaction center PsbP: MLKSTLALIVVGLSVILFGCSGPTTGLQSYTNGKQGYEFLYPNGWQQVQVDNNTAGVDVVFRDLVEQSENVSVVINEVAEGRTLSDLGTPLEVGQRLKNTLAPPNSERQGELIRAGELEKEGQTYYILEYEVTFPDQRKRHNMASVAVSRGKLFTLNISTPQSRWESLSDRFTNMANSFEVY, encoded by the coding sequence ATGTTGAAATCAACCCTTGCTTTAATTGTTGTAGGATTAAGCGTTATTCTGTTTGGTTGTAGTGGCCCCACTACTGGCTTACAGAGTTATACCAATGGCAAACAGGGATACGAGTTTCTTTACCCTAACGGCTGGCAACAAGTACAAGTTGATAATAATACCGCTGGGGTTGATGTTGTATTCCGAGATTTAGTAGAACAAAGTGAAAATGTTAGTGTTGTCATTAATGAAGTAGCAGAGGGCAGAACCCTCTCTGATTTAGGAACCCCATTGGAAGTAGGACAGCGACTAAAAAATACCCTCGCTCCCCCTAATTCTGAGCGTCAGGGTGAATTAATCCGTGCCGGCGAATTAGAGAAAGAAGGACAAACCTACTACATTTTAGAATACGAAGTCACATTCCCTGACCAACGAAAACGTCATAATATGGCAAGTGTAGCTGTGAGTCGCGGTAAACTCTTTACTCTAAATATTTCGACTCCTCAATCACGGTGGGAGAGTCTATCTGATCGGTTTACCAACATGGCTAACTCCTTTGAAGTCTATTAA
- the ftsY gene encoding signal recognition particle-docking protein FtsY: MVFNWFRRQFNDQQEKKEEQKSQSSASPEEVEATEEEETTASEPTPVEATKEEETTANEPTPVEATEEEETTTSEPTPTGTPAWLQQSGGLEKLKESAIDDTPEPEPVTETPTSEETVTTQDEETTWSAQVLANQGRTPEEISEEEISWLKQLRRGLGKTRRNFLNQLKATVGKGPLNEEAVMEIEALLLQADVGIEATDYIVETLQAKMREEALPLESAIAYLKEIVREILERPFQEKNTPITFAPEQDKLNIWLITGVNGAGKTTTIGKLAHLGQKSDYTCLIAAADTFRAAAVEQVKAWGDRANTEVVANPGKNTDPAAVVYDAISKAQSKGTELLLVDTAGRLQNKKNLMEELGKIRKVIDKKAPDANIESLLVIDASLGQNGLRQAEAFTEVARLSGVVLTKLDGSSKGGVALAISKQLNLPIRFIGAGEGIEDLRPFSSYEFAEALLSE, from the coding sequence ATGGTTTTTAATTGGTTTCGTCGTCAATTTAACGATCAACAAGAAAAAAAAGAAGAACAAAAGTCTCAGTCTAGTGCTTCTCCAGAAGAAGTAGAAGCGACAGAAGAGGAGGAGACAACCGCCAGTGAACCCACTCCTGTAGAAGCGACAAAAGAGGAGGAGACAACCGCCAATGAACCCACTCCTGTAGAAGCGACAGAAGAGGAGGAGACAACCACCAGTGAACCCACTCCTACGGGAACTCCTGCCTGGCTACAACAGTCTGGAGGACTAGAAAAACTCAAAGAAAGCGCGATCGATGATACTCCAGAACCCGAACCTGTTACTGAAACCCCAACCAGTGAAGAAACAGTTACAACTCAGGATGAGGAAACTACTTGGTCGGCGCAAGTTTTAGCCAATCAGGGGCGAACTCCTGAGGAGATTTCTGAGGAAGAAATTAGTTGGCTTAAACAGTTACGGAGAGGCTTAGGTAAAACCCGTCGCAACTTCTTAAATCAGTTAAAAGCAACGGTGGGAAAAGGGCCCCTCAATGAAGAAGCAGTAATGGAAATTGAGGCGTTATTACTGCAAGCAGATGTGGGGATTGAAGCTACTGATTATATTGTTGAAACCTTACAGGCGAAAATGCGAGAAGAGGCGTTACCGCTAGAAAGCGCGATCGCGTATCTTAAAGAAATTGTTCGTGAAATTTTGGAACGCCCATTTCAAGAGAAAAACACGCCTATAACTTTTGCCCCCGAACAAGACAAACTCAATATTTGGCTAATTACAGGTGTCAATGGGGCAGGGAAAACCACTACAATAGGGAAATTAGCTCATCTTGGTCAAAAATCTGATTATACTTGTCTAATTGCTGCTGCCGATACTTTCCGCGCTGCTGCTGTAGAACAAGTAAAAGCCTGGGGCGATCGCGCCAATACAGAAGTGGTTGCCAATCCTGGGAAAAACACTGATCCAGCGGCAGTAGTCTATGATGCGATTAGTAAGGCTCAAAGTAAAGGAACAGAACTCCTTTTAGTCGATACTGCTGGGCGACTTCAAAATAAGAAAAATTTGATGGAAGAATTAGGAAAAATTCGCAAGGTCATTGATAAAAAAGCCCCAGATGCCAACATTGAATCGCTACTTGTCATTGATGCTAGTTTAGGACAAAATGGACTGCGACAAGCAGAAGCCTTTACTGAAGTGGCTCGTCTCAGTGGTGTTGTTTTAACCAAACTTGATGGAAGTTCTAAAGGTGGGGTTGCCCTGGCTATTTCCAAGCAACTCAACCTTCCCATACGCTTTATTGGCGCAGGAGAGGGAATTGAGGACTTACGACCCTTTTCTAGTTATGAGTTTGCTGAAGCGTTATTAAGTGAGTAG
- a CDS encoding YbaB/EbfC family nucleoid-associated protein, with the protein MAEEKEGKGFGFGLGKMKELKEAFAKAQQVQQGAQELQQELEEMDIEGQSSDGTVKVIMSGNQEPRNVEISPEAAQKDAAELSELVTEAVKDAYNKSTATMREKMEALTSGLQLPGM; encoded by the coding sequence ATGGCAGAAGAAAAAGAAGGAAAAGGGTTCGGTTTTGGCTTAGGCAAAATGAAGGAGCTTAAAGAAGCCTTTGCTAAAGCCCAACAAGTTCAACAAGGGGCACAAGAACTCCAGCAAGAGTTGGAAGAAATGGACATTGAGGGGCAAAGTAGTGATGGTACCGTGAAAGTAATTATGAGCGGTAATCAAGAGCCTCGCAATGTAGAAATTTCTCCTGAAGCTGCACAAAAAGATGCTGCGGAACTTTCTGAACTTGTCACAGAAGCAGTTAAAGATGCCTATAATAAGTCAACTGCAACCATGCGCGAGAAAATGGAGGCTTTAACCAGCGGACTGCAATTACCGGGGATGTAG
- the murB gene encoding UDP-N-acetylmuramate dehydrogenase, whose translation MTLYLPETNCCLQSNVSLASHTSLRVGGRAQWYVEPKTTEQLQDSLQWAKQEQLAVTFLGGGSNLLISDRGLSGLVISARHFRNLEINEETAQITASAGTPLATVAWKAAKRGWSGLEWAVGIPGTVGGSVVMNAGAHGASMENALVKVVLATPNGTLEEVSPDSLNFCYRTSDLQHSPRWVMGGTFQLHPGYSREEILQQTRANLNQRRTTQPYDKPSCGSVFRNPQEKAAAWLIEQAGLKGFQVGDAQVAHRHANFILNQGQATAQDIYNVIQHVQEKVEQRWSILLHPEVKLLGEF comes from the coding sequence ATGACTCTCTATCTTCCTGAAACTAACTGCTGTCTCCAGTCCAATGTTTCCTTAGCCTCTCATACCTCTTTACGAGTAGGTGGAAGAGCGCAATGGTACGTTGAACCAAAAACAACCGAACAGTTACAAGATAGCTTACAGTGGGCAAAGCAGGAACAGTTAGCTGTGACCTTTTTAGGGGGCGGTTCTAACTTACTAATCAGCGATCGCGGTTTATCTGGGCTCGTCATTAGTGCCCGTCATTTTCGCAATTTAGAAATTAATGAAGAAACTGCTCAAATTACTGCTTCTGCAGGAACCCCCTTAGCAACTGTAGCTTGGAAAGCAGCAAAGCGAGGTTGGAGTGGATTAGAGTGGGCAGTGGGGATTCCGGGAACAGTAGGGGGTTCGGTGGTGATGAACGCTGGTGCTCATGGGGCTTCTATGGAAAATGCTTTAGTCAAGGTGGTTCTTGCCACTCCTAACGGCACCTTAGAAGAGGTTTCCCCAGACAGCTTAAACTTTTGCTATCGAACTTCCGATTTACAACACTCTCCCCGTTGGGTGATGGGGGGAACTTTTCAACTCCATCCCGGCTATTCCCGAGAGGAAATTTTACAGCAAACCCGTGCTAACCTCAATCAACGGCGAACTACTCAGCCCTATGATAAACCTAGTTGTGGCAGTGTGTTTCGTAATCCTCAAGAAAAAGCAGCCGCTTGGCTAATTGAACAAGCCGGATTAAAAGGCTTTCAAGTAGGAGATGCCCAAGTTGCCCATCGTCACGCCAATTTTATCCTTAATCAAGGACAAGCGACAGCTCAAGACATTTACAATGTAATTCAGCACGTCCAAGAAAAAGTGGAACAAAGATGGTCAATTTTGTTGCACCCAGAAGTTAAACTATTGGGTGAGTTTTAA
- a CDS encoding ABC transporter ATP-binding protein/permease, producing the protein MQNRINFRLLKKFWSIARLYWFGEEKWKARGLLLIITLMLITYTVLSVILNQQRGDLITALSELSEDRFWRGLLIYFGVIVAYIPLFAGANYLIDLLGLFWRRWLTGRFLDNYFRDRAYYKLTSEGEIDNPDQRISQDVRSFTQDSLTFLLVTISSLFQVIGFGGELWTISYPLVIFLLFYAIIGTLITIGVFGKALVRLNFEQLKREANFRFGLVRIRENAESIAFYQGEKQEESQVKLRFDEAFNNFRRLILWQDLGLKSFTNSYQLLTYAVPFLILAPRVFAGDLAVGKVTEAQGAFLQIFYSLNLIVSRFQSLTEFGAGINRIYSFADYINLTDSKDEDRKDETQPKIELIKDEQISVENLTLQTPNYQRTLINDLSVEIPQGNGLLIMGVSGCGKSSLLRAIAGLWESGTGKIIRPPLTEILFLPQRPYMILGSLREELIYPQTESDLSNEKLGEILNKVNLPHLVERFGSLEVENNWGEVLSLGEQQRVAFARILINQPRYVVLDEATSALDVENEASLYEQLQTMNVTYISVGHRPSLQQYHQLVLELAEDQSWQIKQLNPQTL; encoded by the coding sequence ATGCAGAATCGAATTAATTTTCGTTTATTAAAGAAGTTTTGGTCGATCGCGCGACTGTATTGGTTTGGAGAGGAAAAATGGAAAGCAAGAGGGCTATTATTGATTATTACCCTCATGCTAATTACCTATACCGTTTTGAGTGTTATCCTTAATCAGCAACGGGGAGATTTAATCACTGCTCTCTCGGAATTAAGTGAAGATCGATTTTGGCGAGGATTACTGATTTATTTTGGCGTTATTGTTGCTTATATCCCCCTATTTGCAGGGGCAAATTATCTCATTGATCTGTTAGGATTATTTTGGCGACGCTGGCTAACAGGGCGTTTTCTTGATAACTATTTTCGCGATCGCGCTTACTATAAATTAACCTCAGAAGGGGAAATAGACAATCCAGATCAACGGATTTCTCAAGATGTTCGCTCTTTTACCCAAGATTCGCTAACCTTTCTTTTAGTTACGATTTCCTCTCTGTTTCAAGTAATTGGATTTGGTGGAGAATTATGGACAATTTCTTATCCCTTAGTGATTTTTCTTCTCTTCTACGCCATTATTGGAACATTAATCACCATTGGTGTTTTTGGGAAAGCCTTAGTACGCTTAAACTTTGAACAACTCAAGCGAGAAGCTAACTTTCGGTTTGGCTTAGTTAGAATTAGAGAGAATGCTGAATCTATTGCCTTTTATCAAGGGGAAAAACAAGAAGAAAGTCAAGTTAAGTTACGCTTTGATGAGGCTTTTAATAATTTCCGACGCTTAATTTTATGGCAAGATTTAGGCTTAAAGTCATTTACCAATAGTTATCAGCTTTTGACTTATGCAGTTCCCTTTCTAATTTTAGCCCCCCGTGTCTTTGCAGGAGACTTAGCGGTGGGAAAAGTAACTGAAGCCCAAGGGGCATTTTTACAAATTTTCTATTCCCTAAATTTAATTGTTAGTCGGTTCCAGTCTTTAACAGAATTTGGTGCAGGAATTAATCGGATTTATAGCTTTGCTGATTATATTAATCTCACTGATTCTAAAGATGAAGATAGAAAAGATGAAACTCAGCCTAAAATTGAACTGATTAAAGATGAGCAAATTTCTGTTGAAAACTTAACCCTACAAACTCCTAACTACCAACGGACACTAATTAATGATTTAAGTGTTGAAATTCCCCAAGGAAATGGGTTATTAATTATGGGAGTAAGTGGTTGTGGGAAGAGTTCATTACTTCGCGCGATCGCGGGATTATGGGAATCAGGAACTGGCAAAATTATTCGTCCACCGCTAACAGAAATTTTGTTTTTACCCCAACGCCCCTATATGATTTTAGGTAGCCTCAGAGAGGAATTAATTTATCCCCAAACTGAATCTGATTTAAGCAATGAGAAACTCGGGGAGATATTAAATAAAGTCAATTTACCCCATTTAGTAGAACGCTTTGGGAGTTTAGAGGTAGAAAATAATTGGGGAGAGGTTTTATCATTAGGAGAACAGCAGCGAGTTGCCTTTGCTCGTATTTTAATTAACCAGCCACGATATGTAGTATTAGATGAAGCAACCAGCGCCTTAGATGTGGAAAATGAAGCCTCCCTTTATGAACAATTACAAACCATGAATGTTACTTATATTAGTGTGGGGCATCGTCCAAGTTTACAACAATATCATCAACTTGTTTTAGAATTAGCAGAAGATCAATCATGGCAAATCAAACAACTCAATCCACAAACTTTATGA
- the moaC gene encoding cyclic pyranopterin monophosphate synthase MoaC: MTQEENLTHLNSAGEARMVDVSEKAVSKRSAIAQGEIKMRRETLETIEAGNAPKGDVLATARLAGIMAAKQTSQLIPLCHSLPLQNVQVELMADYELPGYQIRATTTTTAQTGVEMESLTAVSVAALTLYDMAKALEKTMIIQSIRLIEKTK, encoded by the coding sequence ATGACACAAGAGGAAAATTTAACGCATCTTAATTCTGCTGGAGAAGCCCGTATGGTGGATGTTTCCGAGAAAGCGGTTAGTAAACGAAGCGCGATCGCGCAGGGGGAAATTAAAATGCGACGGGAAACACTAGAAACCATTGAAGCAGGAAACGCACCCAAAGGCGATGTTTTAGCCACAGCCCGTTTAGCTGGAATTATGGCAGCCAAACAAACCTCCCAGTTAATTCCACTTTGTCACAGCTTACCGCTACAAAATGTCCAAGTAGAGTTAATGGCTGATTATGAGTTACCCGGTTATCAAATTCGGGCGACAACCACAACCACTGCACAAACCGGGGTAGAAATGGAAAGTTTAACAGCGGTTTCGGTGGCGGCTTTAACCCTTTATGATATGGCGAAGGCGTTGGAAAAAACCATGATCATTCAGTCAATTCGGTTAATCGAGAAGACAAAATAG
- the nusB gene encoding transcription antitermination factor NusB, giving the protein MTKRKQPRRVARELALLSQGQMGKDPDKISQQELHNIVLAAVRSLTSEVEETIENASQELTRGRDRLLNSETRATTINSAKTMVSDAVELTQTAINRLGYAIELPEFLYIASQEEVRNYTIQLLTTIVEKREHIDHLIRSSLVDWNFDRLPRVDRALLRIAVAEMVFLEAPVQIAINEAVELGKRYSDEEGYRFINGVLRRVSKQITMKDNQGTEKTITNNE; this is encoded by the coding sequence ATGACAAAACGAAAACAACCGCGTCGCGTGGCAAGAGAATTAGCTTTGTTAAGTCAAGGTCAAATGGGAAAAGACCCTGATAAAATCTCCCAGCAGGAATTACATAATATTGTGCTAGCAGCAGTGCGAAGCCTGACTTCTGAAGTGGAAGAAACGATTGAAAATGCTAGTCAAGAGTTAACCCGAGGGCGCGATCGCTTACTGAATAGTGAAACGCGGGCGACAACTATCAATAGTGCCAAAACCATGGTTTCTGATGCGGTAGAACTTACCCAAACTGCCATTAATCGTTTAGGTTATGCCATTGAGTTACCCGAGTTTCTCTATATTGCTAGTCAAGAGGAAGTTCGGAATTATACGATACAGTTGTTAACGACGATTGTAGAAAAGCGGGAACACATTGATCATCTGATTCGCTCTTCTCTTGTCGATTGGAATTTTGATCGGCTTCCTCGGGTCGATCGCGCTTTATTACGCATTGCTGTAGCGGAAATGGTCTTTTTAGAAGCACCTGTGCAAATTGCAATTAATGAAGCAGTGGAGTTAGGAAAACGCTATTCTGATGAAGAAGGATATCGTTTTATTAATGGGGTTCTCCGTCGCGTCAGTAAACAAATCACAATGAAAGACAATCAGGGGACAGAAAAAACAATCACGAATAACGAGTAA
- a CDS encoding type II toxin-antitoxin system VapC family toxin, with amino-acid sequence MTNATIIDTDILIDFGRGVSEAVNCLQKLQSNYRLIVSIVTQMELIVGCANKLELQALEKFLLRFDIIKIDPTISEQAVELLAMYRLSHGLLIADSLIAATAITWDYSLITKNQRDYRFIPTLNLLPYP; translated from the coding sequence ATGACTAATGCAACTATCATTGATACTGATATTTTAATTGACTTTGGTCGTGGAGTGTCTGAAGCAGTCAATTGTTTGCAAAAACTACAATCAAATTATCGATTAATAGTCAGCATCGTTACACAAATGGAATTAATAGTTGGCTGTGCTAACAAGCTAGAATTGCAGGCTTTAGAGAAATTTCTCCTGCGCTTTGATATAATCAAAATTGACCCAACCATTTCTGAGCAAGCGGTTGAATTATTGGCTATGTATCGCCTCAGTCATGGCTTACTGATAGCTGATAGCTTGATTGCCGCAACAGCAATAACTTGGGATTATTCTTTGATCACTAAAAACCAACGAGACTACCGATTCATTCCAACTCTCAATCTCTTGCCTTATCCATAA
- a CDS encoding PhzF family phenazine biosynthesis protein — protein MVYPFYIVDVFAVEKYTGNQLAVFSDAREMTASQMQDFAKEINFSETTFINPEPDRDQAYKVRIFTPNQELPFAGHPTLGTAFIIREFLQAKTAENQAITLSLNVGKIPVRCEVSAEDDPIFWMLQNQPEFGERVSAETVASVLNITPEEINPNLPIQEVSTGIYFLVVPINSLETLKKIKVNLEAYYQLIASLQAKSILVFCPETYSEENDLCVRVFADYLGIPEDPATGSANGCLAAYLVSNQSFLNQKGNLTVKVEQGYEINRPSRLFLKANPSQIEIGGKVKLIAQGSFLNS, from the coding sequence ATGGTGTATCCATTTTATATCGTAGATGTTTTTGCCGTTGAGAAATATACTGGCAATCAGCTGGCTGTTTTTTCTGATGCTAGAGAAATGACAGCTAGTCAAATGCAAGACTTTGCCAAGGAAATTAACTTTTCCGAAACTACATTTATTAATCCTGAGCCAGATCGAGATCAAGCCTATAAGGTTCGTATTTTTACTCCTAATCAAGAACTTCCTTTTGCAGGACATCCTACATTAGGAACTGCTTTTATTATTCGTGAATTTTTGCAAGCAAAAACAGCGGAAAATCAGGCAATTACACTAAGTTTAAATGTTGGGAAAATTCCAGTACGATGCGAAGTTAGCGCTGAAGACGACCCCATTTTTTGGATGTTACAAAATCAACCTGAATTTGGGGAAAGAGTTTCAGCAGAGACAGTTGCTTCGGTTTTAAATATTACTCCAGAAGAAATTAATCCTAATTTACCGATTCAGGAAGTATCAACTGGTATTTATTTTTTAGTGGTTCCTATTAATAGTTTAGAAACTCTCAAAAAAATTAAAGTTAATTTAGAAGCCTATTATCAATTAATTGCTTCCCTACAAGCAAAAAGTATTCTGGTTTTCTGCCCAGAAACTTATTCGGAAGAGAATGATCTGTGTGTGCGAGTTTTTGCAGATTATTTAGGGATTCCTGAAGATCCAGCTACAGGAAGTGCTAACGGGTGTTTAGCTGCTTATTTAGTCTCAAATCAAAGTTTTCTTAATCAAAAAGGAAATTTAACTGTCAAAGTAGAACAAGGCTATGAAATTAATCGCCCTTCCCGATTATTCTTAAAAGCAAATCCCAGTCAAATTGAAATTGGTGGAAAAGTTAAATTAATCGCTCAAGGGTCTTTTTTGAATTCTTAA